The following nucleotide sequence is from Bremerella alba.
TAGCGGCAGGCGCGGCTCATGAACTGTCGACCCCCTTGGCCACCATTGCCGTCGTAGCCAAAGAAGTACAGCGAGAACTGGCACAGGTTGAGGTAACCGCAGAGATCAAGGAGGATATCTCGCTCATACGTAGCGAACTCGATCGCTGTAGGGCAATTCTAGATCAGATGTCGACCGACGCCGGCCAGGCAACCGGGGAACCCATCGTTCGCATTACGGCGGGTAAACTGCTAGAAGAGGTCACCGAACGGATCGATGTTCAGCATAGACGCCGCATTAACGTCGATCGCAACATCCCCGAGGTGGAAATCAATGCTCCACTTCACCTCCTCTCGCAGGCCATCCGCGGACTGGTAAAGAATGCCATCGACGCCACGCCAGCCACCGAGTCGATTCAGCTGCACCTTGGTGCGACGCAAGAAAGCTTGATCGTTTCGATCCGAGATCGTGGTATGGGGATGCCACCTCATATCCTGGCGCGGATCGGCGAACCCTTTTTCACCACTAAAGAGCCCGGCTCTGGTACGGGGCTGGGTGTGTTTTTAGCGAAAAACGTCGTGGAAAAGCTCGACGGCGACGTGACCATCGATTCGGTGCCTGACCAGGGAACGACAGTGATCGTGCGAATCCCTCGCATTGCGACCATAAATAATGAAAAAACCCTGCCGAACCCTCGCAGTGACTGATAGGAATTTCCTTCGGTATTTCCTATAGTCAATGTTCTGACGCCGCCATGACTAGTCAGGTCAGCACCTAGCTACGCATTCCGGAATCGGCGAGACCATGCTGCGACCCACAATTCTCCTCGTCGATGACGACGATATCTTGCGGAACCGACTGACCCGGGCGTTCTCGTCACGTGGCTTCGATGTTTACGCTGCCAAGACCAAAGAGGATGCCGTTGCGCAGGCAGAAGAGGCTCAGCCCGACCGCGCCGTCTTAGACCTGAAGATGCCAGAAACTTCAGGGATTGAAGTTCTCAAAGATCTGCTTAAAGTATCTCCCGTAACGCAGGCCGTTATCCTGACCGGCTACGGCAGCATCACCAATGCGGTTGAAGCGGTTCGCCTGGGAGCGGTTAACTACCTGACCAAGCCTGCAGATGTGGATGAAATATTAGCTGCTTTTGGCAATCAAGAAGCAGCAACACCAGACACCAACTGCCAATCATACAACCCACAATCACTTGCTGAAGCCGAGTGGGAACACATTCACCGAGTCCTGAACGACTGCGGTGGCAACCTATCGGAAGCGGCAAGATTGTTGGATATACCGAGACGAACGCTTCAGCGAAAACTAAAGAAACTCGCTCCTTAAGGTGGATTTAAACCACGCCCCCCATTCTAGTGCGACCTATTGTCACGTCGTACGAAAGTGATGGTTATTTTAGGATTTACACGCTGATAGCAACAAGCTGAAACTCCTCTTCGGACAACGGCTTTTTGTTAACAACGTTGCAATTATCAACAATTTGCTTTGCTTGAGTTCTGGCCGGATGCCTAGCTCCGGACGGCCCTTGGGCTTGGCAGTTTTCCGTCGCCGTGTCTCCTTGCGAGACAAATAACGACTGAGAAAGTCATGGACCGCTTTCTATTCCCTAGATGGGTAAATAAGTTCGTACCACTCATGTTTGGCGTTGTGCTTGTTGGCGCCGCTTATGGTGGATCCGTGCTTTTTGTCACCACGTCGCCCGAGATTCTCAATCGGGGCTACCGACCAGAGCAGCCAGTTCCTTTCAGCCATAAGCTTCACGCTGGGCGTTTGAAAATGGACTGCCGCTACTGCCACAACACGGTTGAGAAGGCCAGCCACGCGGCGGTTCCTCCGACGGAAACGTGTGGTAACTGCCACAGCGGTGCCGACTCGACCGGGGCTTCCAAGTACGCCGCGGTCCACGCGACGAGCGTCGCCCTTGAGCCGGTTCGCGAGAGCCTGGCCACCGGCGAGTCGATCGACTGGATGCGGGTACATAACATGCCTGACTTCGTCTTCTTCAATCATAGCGCTCACGTAACCCAAGGGGTTTCCTGCGTCGAGTGCCATGGACGCGTCGACAAGATGGACGTCGTCCAGGTGATGGAGCCGATCTCGATGTCGTGGTGCCTGGAATGTCACCGCAATCCTGACTCGCACATTCGCCCAGCTGATGAAGTCACGAATCTGGCTTGGGGAACCGAGGCCGGCGGCAACGAGATGTCGGAAGAAGAGAAGCGTCTGCTCGGCAAGCAACTGCGTGAAGAGTTGAACATTAACCCATCGACCAACTGCTCGACATGTCATCGATAATGCCTGAGAACAAAAAACCGAAATACTGGCGTAGCCTCGATCAACTCGAGGGAACCCCTGAATTCGAGCAGTTCCTGAGACAAGAATTTCCGGAAGCTGCCGAAGAGGCTCCCACCGGTCTGCCGCGTCGTCGCTGGATGCAGCTGATGGGTGCCTCGCTGGCCCTAGCCACCGGTGCCGCCGGCTGTCGCTACCCAGAAGAAGAAGTGATCGGCTTCCGCTACCCGGAAGAAGAGATCGCTCCTTTCTCGCGACGCCCTGATGGTCGTATTCCTGGCAAGCCAGAGCAGTTCGCCACGACATTAACCGTCGCCGGTAAGACCTGCCCTGTCGTCGCCACCAGCTACGATGGCCGTCCGATCAAAATTGACGGCAACCAACTGCATCCGATGGTTGCTGGTGCCGATGCCTACGCCCAGGCCACCCTCTTGCACCTGTATGACCCCGATCGCAGCCAGTACCCGATCGAACGGGACGTCAATGGCCAACATACGCGATCTTGGGACGAATTCACCGTTTGGTGGAAAGAGCAGTCCAAGAAGCTCGAAGGTGGCAACTCGTCGAAGTTGGCTATCCTTCACCAGACCAACACCTCGCCGACCGTTCTCGCCCAGATGAACGAAGTGGCGAAGAAGTTCCCGCAAGCCAAGTGGTTTCAGTACGAGCCGATCACCGGCAACACCACGCTAGGAACCGAGCTGGCCTTCGGCCAGAAACTGCGTCCAATGTTGAAGCTTGAATCGGCGGACATCATCGTCGATCTGAGTGCCGACATCCTGGGCGAGCATGTGAGCCACGGCATCAACAGCCGCGAGTTCGCCAAGCGTCGCACGCCTGAAGATGGCCCGATGAGCCGGCTATACGTTGTCGAGAGCCGCTTCTCGACCACCGGCATGTCCGCAGATCACCGCCTGGCGGTCTCCGCTTCCCAGATGCCCAGCTTTGTGGCCGACCTGGAACAGAAGCTTGACGCCGCCCTCGAAAACGGCGAAACGAAAGAGCCACCCGCTGAAAAGATCGACATCGTGGTCGCTGCCATGGTGAACGACTTGATCAGCCACAAAGGCAAGAGCCTCGTCGTCGGTGGTGAAACACTCGACGCCGAAACCCAGGCCCGCATTTGGCGAATCAACAACAAACTGGAAAACCTCGGCCAGACCGTCACCTTCATCGAAGAACCCAAGCTGGCTCGCGACAACGTCGGTACGATCGAAGATCTGACCACGGCAATGAACGCCGGCCAAGTCGATACGGTTATCTTCCTGGGTGGTAACCCCATCTACGATGCTCCTACCGATGTCGACTTCAACGCCGCAATGGATAAGACCAACACCCAGGTCTACTTTGGTAATTACGAAACCGAGACTTCCCAGAAGTGCTCGTGGCACGTGGCCGCTTCGCATGGATTGGAACAGTGGGGCGACGCGATCGCCTACGATGGCAGCTTCTGCATCGCCCAGCCGCTGATCTCGCCGATCTTCAAGACCAAGAATCCGATTGAATTCCTCAGCATCATTGCTGGTTCGCCCATCAGTGAAACTCTGGAAGCCGTCAAGCAGACGGTCGCCTCCGCGTTCTCCGGCTCGGTAAGCGAAGCTGCATGGACCAAAGTGCTACACGATGGATTCATTGCCGACTCTGCCTCGGAAGCCACCAGTGTCACGGTCGACACCGCGTTGGATTTGGGCAACGTGTCCGTTTCCACTTGGCGAACAGGTTTGGGCGATGCCTATGAGGTGATATTCCACCCAGGCGCCGGCACCTACGACGGTCGCTTTGCCAACAACGGCTGGCTCCAGGAACTGCCGGAGCCGATCACCAAGGTGACCTGGGACAACGTCGTCACGATGAGCCCCAAGACAGCCGAAAAGATCGGCGTCGGTCAGGCCGAGTTGATGGAAATCTCGGCGAACGGCAACACGGTGACGCTGCCGGTCTTTATTCAACCTGGTCAAGCACACGGCACACTGGCCGTGGGTCTCGGTTATGGCCGCACGCACGCAGGTGCCGTGGGTGGCAACGTGGAAGCTGATATCGCTCCGGTTGGGGTGAATGTGGGTCCGCTACGCACCAAAGAGACCATGAACCTGGCCACCGGTGTGACCGTCAACGGGACTGGTGAAACGTTCAAACTGGCCACGACTCAAGATCACTTCGCGATCGACCTACTCGGCATGCGAGAGATCGGTCGTCGTGTCGGCGAACTGGTCCGCGAAGGGACCGTCGAAGAATACGAACACCATCCAGACTTCGCCAAGCACGTCGTTCACCATCCACCGCTTGAATCCCTGTGGGAAGAGCAGGAATGGATGAAGGAATCGTACGACGGCCACGCTTGGGGCATGTCGATCGACCTGACCAAATGCACCGGCTGCAATGCGTGTACGATTGCCTGCCAATCGGAAAACAACGTTCCGATCGTCGGTAAGGAAGCAGTCTCGGTGGGACGTGAGATGCACTGGATTCGTATCGACCGCTACTTCAGCGGCGACATGGAAGATCCCAAGGCAGTCACCCAACCGGTTACCTGTCAGCAGTGCGAAACGGCTCCTTGTGAAAGTGTTTGCCCCGTCGCAGCCACGGTTCACAGCGATGAAGGCCTGAACGACATGGTCTACAACCGCTGTATCGGTACACGCTACTGCGGTAACAACTGTCCCTATAAGGTTCGCCGCTTCAATTACCTCGACTGGCGTGCCAGTGACAACCGCTTTGAAGAAGGCAACCAGGAACTAGCCAAGCTGATCTTCAACCCTGAGGTTACCGTGCGTAACCGCGGTGTGATGGAGAAGTGCACCTACTGCGTGCAGCGAATCCAAAACACGAAGATTGAAGCCAAAGCCGATCGCCGAGCCATTGGACCGAACGAAATTCAGGTCGCCTGTCAGGAAGCCTGTTCTTCCAATGCGATCGAGTTCGGCGACTTGAACAATCCCGAAAGCAAGGTCGCCAAGGCCCACGCTAACCCGCGATCGTATTCGATGCTCGCCGAGCTGAATACCAAGCCACGCACGCGTTACCTGGCTCGGATCACCAACCCGCATCCTTGGTTGGCTCCGGAAGAATCGGACCATCACGGTCACGGTGATCATGATTCAGACCACGCCCACGAGCATGGTGAAGGTGATCACGACCACGATCATGACCTCGAAAAAGTAGAAGAGAAGCAGTAATCGCTTTTCAACCGTTTTTCATAATCCCTCAGAAGTAAGCCAAAGTTCACATAACCAAGAGTACGAATGGCCACCGTAAACGAAGTCATTGACACCACGATCGACGATCCGGGCAACCGGACGCCGCTTGTGATTGGCGGGCACGACTACGGCTCGATTACCCGGTTGGTGTGCGGCATCAACGAGAGCAAGACGCCTATTGCGTGGTATGTCGCCATGCTCGCGTCGTTGAGCTTGTTAGGCATGCTGGGCGGTCTGGTCGGCTACCTGATCTTCACCGGTGTCGGTGTCTGGGGTAATAACAACCCGGTTTACTGGGGTTTCCCGATCGTGAACTTCGTGTTCTGGGTCGGTATTGGTCACGCCGGAACGCTGATTTCCGCGATTCTGTTTATCTTCCGTCAGAACTGGCGGACGAGTATCAACCGTTTTGCTGAAGCGATGACGATCTTCGCGGTCGTCTGTGCAGGCCTGTTCCCTGGTATTCACATCGGTCGTGTATGGGTCTTCTACTGGTTATTTCCACTGCCCAGTTTGCAGCTGTCGATGTGGCCTCAGTTCCGTAGCCCGCTGCTATGGGACGTGTTCGCCGTTTCGACGTATGCGACCGTTTCGTTGATCTTCTGGTACACCGGCATGATTCCGGATCTGGCGACCTTGCGAGATCGTACCGACAACAAGATTCTCCGTATCGTCTACTCGATTTTGTCGCTCGGCTGGACCGGTTCAGCTCGTGCCTGGTCGCGATATGAAAAAGCTTACACGCTGTTCGCTGCCTTGGCGGCACCGCTCGTTCTTTCGGTGCATACGATCGTTAGTTTCGACTTTGCCGTTTCGCAGCTTCCCGGGTGGCACACGACCATCTTCCCTCCTTACTTCGTCGCTGGTGCGGTGTTCTCTGGATTCGGGATGGTGCTGACGTTGATGGTCCCGGCCCGGCAATTGTTTGGTCTGAAGGACGTTGTGACCATTCGTCACCTGGAAAACGTCTGCAAGATTCTCCTGGCGACCGGTACGATGGTCGGATATGCCTATGCGATCGAATTTTTCATCGCCTGGTATGGCGGCAACATGTACGAAGGCTTCGCATTCATCAACCGTGCATTCGGTCCCTACTGGTGGGCATACTGGATCATGGTTTCCTGCAATGTGATCAGCCCGCAGTTGTTCTGGTTTAAAGTATGCCGCACGACACCATGGCTCATGTTCACCATTAGTATCTTCGTGAACATTGGTATGTGGTTCGAGCGATTTGTGATTACGGTCACCTCGCTGGCCCGAGACTTCCTGCCATCCTCGTGGGGCATGTTTGAGCCTACATGGGTCGACTATGGAATGCTCGTGGGCAGCTTTGGGTTGTTCTTCACCCTGTTTTTGCTGTTCGTCCGTTTCGGTCCTATCGTCGCAATGGCAGAAGTCAAATCGGTGATGCCTCACCCGCATTCCCCGGTTCACGACAATCCTCAAGCGGCAGCAGACCACGCGTAACAAGTCATTTTCCCTGAGTTATCAGCAGGGCCATAAATAGATGTCACAAGAAGCGAACAACTCGGAACCTAAGCTGCTCGGACTGATGGCGCAGTTCGACGACCCCGACTCCTTGTTGGCGGCGTGCGAGAAAGTGCGGAAGGCCGGTTACACCAAGACCGATGCCTACACGCCGTTTCCCCTGCATGGCATCGACGAAGCGCTCGGAATCAAGCCGACCATCCTGCCATGGATTGTCCTCACGCTTGGTATTATTGGTGGGTTTACAGGTCTTGGTCTGCAGTACGTTACCAACGCAGACTGGTACCCGTTCATCATTTCAGCCAAGCCTGTGTGGAGCTTGCCGGCCAATATTCCGGTTATCTTCGAGCTGGTCATTTTGCATGCGGCGATTGCCGTGTTCATCGGCATGCTGTTTTTGAACAAGCTGCCCACGTTCTCGAATCCACTGTTTCGCGTACCTGAGTTTGCTCGGGCAACGGACGACAAGTTCTTCTTGACCATTGATGCCACCGACGAGAAGTACAAGCCCAACAAGACGCGTGAACTGCTCGACGGACTGTTGGGACAGACCGATGTCATCGAGGTCTTTCACGACCCGACCCCGGCTGAACTTCCGAAGATCATCAAGTTCGTGGGCATCGGTGCGGCCGTCGTGGCCTTGATTCCTCCGATCTTGCTGTGGCGAGCCCTTTACCAAACATCGACCGTTCCACGTATCAACCCGATTCGTGACATGGATATCCAGTTACGTGGCGACACACAAACCAAGAGCCCTGTCTTCGCCGACGGTCGCACGATGCGTCCTCGCATTCCTGGAACCGTCGCTCGTGGTGAATGGGTCGATCCGATCATGCTGACCGGAATCGTTCCAGAAGCAGGCGAGCAAAACGTCCTGTTCCTACAGGATGAAGTGCCCCCCGCCGAAGACGAAGAGAAACCGGCCGAGGAAGAAAAGCCCGCCGACGATCAACCGGCGGAAGACAAGCCAGAAGCCGAAGAGCCTGCTGATCAAGAGCCCATGGCCGACGCAAAAGCAGCTGAGGGTGATCCTGCAGAAGAGAATCCAGTTGAGGGTGAAGCTCCGGCTCAACCTGAAGAGCCGGAACCGAATTGGGTAAAGATCGCTCCGATCAACGTGACCAATGCTACGCTCGAGCGTGGACGTAACCGGTACAACATCTACTGTTCCGTTTGCCACGGTCTGGCCGGGGATGGCGACGGGCTGGTTTCGCAGCGTGCTCTGCAAATGGAACAGCCTACCTGGATTCCTCCCACGAACCTGCATACCGATTACCTGCTCATCCAGCCTGATGGCAAGTTATACAACACCATCACGCATGGTATCCGCAAGATGAAGGGTTACGGCGACCAGATTCCCGCCGAAGATCGCTGGGCGATAGTGACTTATGTGCGAGCATTGCAGAAGACACGCACCGGTACGCCGGAAGAGATTCCAGCTGTTGAGATGAAAGAATTGGAAATTAAAGGTCAGTAAGCAACATGGGCGGTCACCACAAACCAACGATCACAGTGACGGACGACGAATCGATCCGCCTCAATCCGGCTTGGCAGTCGGTGCGATTGGTGGCGATGGCGGTTGGCGTCTTGGCGCTGCTACTGGCCATGGGAATCGGAATGACGCAGGAAAGCTCTTCCTACTTCTTCCATTCCTACCTAACCAGTTTCGTCTACTTCCTGAGCATTTCGCTCGGTGCGTTGTTCTTCGTACCGATCCACCACCTAACCCGAGCCGGCTGGAGTGTCGTCGTTCGACGCGTGGCGGAATTGCTGAGCCAGAACTTGATCCCCATGGCGATCTTGTTTTTGGTGATTCTGTTTCCCATGTTGTTCGGCAGCCACACGCTGTTCGAGTGGAATGACCCGGCAAAGTGGAACGTCGACTCTCCGCAGTACGATGAGTTGATCGCCCACAAGTCCGGCTATTTGAATTCCATCTTCTTCACGATCCGCGCGATCATCTACTTCGGGACTTGGATCTGTATTGCCCGTTACTTCTACCTGAACTCGTTAGAGCAGGACGGTAACGGCGACAAGCAGATCACCTTGAAGCTTCAGAAGTGGAGTGCATTGGCGATTGTGCTGTTCGCGTTGACGGTTACCTTTGCGTCGTTCGATTGGCTGATGTCGCTCGATCCACATTGGTTCAGCACCATCTTTGGCGTGTACTTCTTTGCCGGAAGTGCACTGAGCTTCTTCGCTTTTATTACGGTCGTCCTATTCCTGCTTCAACAGGATGGGAAGATGGTCAACATCATCACCAAAGAGCATTACCACGACCTGGGTAAATACACGTTCGGTTTCACGCTCTTCTGGGGCTACATTGCTTTCAGTCAATTTCTATTGATCTGGTACGCGAACATTCCGGAAGAAACCGGTTGGTATCTGCGGAGACAAGAGAATGGCTGGGCTACGGTGGCAATCCTTTTGATTTTCGGCCATTTCTTCATACCATTTTTTGGTGTCATGTCACGGCATGTTCGCCGCAACAAATACCTCCTCACCGGGTGGGCTGTGTTCATTCTGATCATGCACTATGTAGACCTTTACTACATTGTCATGCCTCAGGTTGCCCACGGAACGGCTGCTCCAAGTTTTGGCCTGATTGATGTGTGCTGTATCGTCGGTATTGGCGGTTTATATATTAGTTCGTTGATCTGGTTCGCCACCGATAAGCCGTTGGTTCCGGTTAAGGACCCACGTCTCAGCGAATCGTTGGCACTTCAGAATCATTAATAAGGTGATTTGATGACGGAAATCACTGAAGAGACTCCTGAACAAGACGCAAATGACGCTGTCGTCGAAACTCCCGAGGCCGAGGCACAACCTGTCTCCGACGCCCCGATGTACGACGACATGAACACACCGATGATTGCCCTCGTGGGTTTCGTCAGTGCAGTGGTCACGTTCATCAGCATCATTGGACTGCAAGCGGCCTACCTGCAGTTCGAGAAACAGCAGTACGAAGATAAGGTCGTCAACGTTAAGCTAGAAGTTGAAGACAGCATCCTGAGTGCTCAAAAGGCCAAGTTGAACGACGGTTACAGCTGGGTCAACAAGGAAACAAAGACCATCGGCATGCCAATCGAGCAGGCCATGAAGGTGGTAGCAGACAAGTACGAATCGAATTAGCCCCCTACGGGATTAAACACGGATAGAATGCCAGGTTTAGGGACATTTCGTTGGGCATGGGCAGTCATCATCTGCCTGGCTCTGGCCGCATCGGCAAAGGCTCAGATTGATGAGACTCCCGACGCTGTCGATGGACT
It contains:
- the nrfD gene encoding NrfD/PsrC family molybdoenzyme membrane anchor subunit, whose protein sequence is MATVNEVIDTTIDDPGNRTPLVIGGHDYGSITRLVCGINESKTPIAWYVAMLASLSLLGMLGGLVGYLIFTGVGVWGNNNPVYWGFPIVNFVFWVGIGHAGTLISAILFIFRQNWRTSINRFAEAMTIFAVVCAGLFPGIHIGRVWVFYWLFPLPSLQLSMWPQFRSPLLWDVFAVSTYATVSLIFWYTGMIPDLATLRDRTDNKILRIVYSILSLGWTGSARAWSRYEKAYTLFAALAAPLVLSVHTIVSFDFAVSQLPGWHTTIFPPYFVAGAVFSGFGMVLTLMVPARQLFGLKDVVTIRHLENVCKILLATGTMVGYAYAIEFFIAWYGGNMYEGFAFINRAFGPYWWAYWIMVSCNVISPQLFWFKVCRTTPWLMFTISIFVNIGMWFERFVITVTSLARDFLPSSWGMFEPTWVDYGMLVGSFGLFFTLFLLFVRFGPIVAMAEVKSVMPHPHSPVHDNPQAAADHA
- a CDS encoding cytochrome c3 family protein gives rise to the protein MDRFLFPRWVNKFVPLMFGVVLVGAAYGGSVLFVTTSPEILNRGYRPEQPVPFSHKLHAGRLKMDCRYCHNTVEKASHAAVPPTETCGNCHSGADSTGASKYAAVHATSVALEPVRESLATGESIDWMRVHNMPDFVFFNHSAHVTQGVSCVECHGRVDKMDVVQVMEPISMSWCLECHRNPDSHIRPADEVTNLAWGTEAGGNEMSEEEKRLLGKQLREELNINPSTNCSTCHR
- a CDS encoding quinol:electron acceptor oxidoreductase subunit ActD, which translates into the protein MSQEANNSEPKLLGLMAQFDDPDSLLAACEKVRKAGYTKTDAYTPFPLHGIDEALGIKPTILPWIVLTLGIIGGFTGLGLQYVTNADWYPFIISAKPVWSLPANIPVIFELVILHAAIAVFIGMLFLNKLPTFSNPLFRVPEFARATDDKFFLTIDATDEKYKPNKTRELLDGLLGQTDVIEVFHDPTPAELPKIIKFVGIGAAVVALIPPILLWRALYQTSTVPRINPIRDMDIQLRGDTQTKSPVFADGRTMRPRIPGTVARGEWVDPIMLTGIVPEAGEQNVLFLQDEVPPAEDEEKPAEEEKPADDQPAEDKPEAEEPADQEPMADAKAAEGDPAEENPVEGEAPAQPEEPEPNWVKIAPINVTNATLERGRNRYNIYCSVCHGLAGDGDGLVSQRALQMEQPTWIPPTNLHTDYLLIQPDGKLYNTITHGIRKMKGYGDQIPAEDRWAIVTYVRALQKTRTGTPEEIPAVEMKELEIKGQ
- a CDS encoding response regulator transcription factor, encoding MLRPTILLVDDDDILRNRLTRAFSSRGFDVYAAKTKEDAVAQAEEAQPDRAVLDLKMPETSGIEVLKDLLKVSPVTQAVILTGYGSITNAVEAVRLGAVNYLTKPADVDEILAAFGNQEAATPDTNCQSYNPQSLAEAEWEHIHRVLNDCGGNLSEAARLLDIPRRTLQRKLKKLAP
- a CDS encoding quinol:cytochrome C oxidoreductase; translation: MGGHHKPTITVTDDESIRLNPAWQSVRLVAMAVGVLALLLAMGIGMTQESSSYFFHSYLTSFVYFLSISLGALFFVPIHHLTRAGWSVVVRRVAELLSQNLIPMAILFLVILFPMLFGSHTLFEWNDPAKWNVDSPQYDELIAHKSGYLNSIFFTIRAIIYFGTWICIARYFYLNSLEQDGNGDKQITLKLQKWSALAIVLFALTVTFASFDWLMSLDPHWFSTIFGVYFFAGSALSFFAFITVVLFLLQQDGKMVNIITKEHYHDLGKYTFGFTLFWGYIAFSQFLLIWYANIPEETGWYLRRQENGWATVAILLIFGHFFIPFFGVMSRHVRRNKYLLTGWAVFILIMHYVDLYYIVMPQVAHGTAAPSFGLIDVCCIVGIGGLYISSLIWFATDKPLVPVKDPRLSESLALQNH
- a CDS encoding TAT-variant-translocated molybdopterin oxidoreductase: MSSIMPENKKPKYWRSLDQLEGTPEFEQFLRQEFPEAAEEAPTGLPRRRWMQLMGASLALATGAAGCRYPEEEVIGFRYPEEEIAPFSRRPDGRIPGKPEQFATTLTVAGKTCPVVATSYDGRPIKIDGNQLHPMVAGADAYAQATLLHLYDPDRSQYPIERDVNGQHTRSWDEFTVWWKEQSKKLEGGNSSKLAILHQTNTSPTVLAQMNEVAKKFPQAKWFQYEPITGNTTLGTELAFGQKLRPMLKLESADIIVDLSADILGEHVSHGINSREFAKRRTPEDGPMSRLYVVESRFSTTGMSADHRLAVSASQMPSFVADLEQKLDAALENGETKEPPAEKIDIVVAAMVNDLISHKGKSLVVGGETLDAETQARIWRINNKLENLGQTVTFIEEPKLARDNVGTIEDLTTAMNAGQVDTVIFLGGNPIYDAPTDVDFNAAMDKTNTQVYFGNYETETSQKCSWHVAASHGLEQWGDAIAYDGSFCIAQPLISPIFKTKNPIEFLSIIAGSPISETLEAVKQTVASAFSGSVSEAAWTKVLHDGFIADSASEATSVTVDTALDLGNVSVSTWRTGLGDAYEVIFHPGAGTYDGRFANNGWLQELPEPITKVTWDNVVTMSPKTAEKIGVGQAELMEISANGNTVTLPVFIQPGQAHGTLAVGLGYGRTHAGAVGGNVEADIAPVGVNVGPLRTKETMNLATGVTVNGTGETFKLATTQDHFAIDLLGMREIGRRVGELVREGTVEEYEHHPDFAKHVVHHPPLESLWEEQEWMKESYDGHAWGMSIDLTKCTGCNACTIACQSENNVPIVGKEAVSVGREMHWIRIDRYFSGDMEDPKAVTQPVTCQQCETAPCESVCPVAATVHSDEGLNDMVYNRCIGTRYCGNNCPYKVRRFNYLDWRASDNRFEEGNQELAKLIFNPEVTVRNRGVMEKCTYCVQRIQNTKIEAKADRRAIGPNEIQVACQEACSSNAIEFGDLNNPESKVAKAHANPRSYSMLAELNTKPRTRYLARITNPHPWLAPEESDHHGHGDHDSDHAHEHGEGDHDHDHDLEKVEEKQ